In Vibrio chagasii, the sequence AATAAGCGATTCAAATTACGCCAGAACAGCGTCTAATTACACGTTTCTTGGTGCGAACATAATAATCGCCATGCCAAGCAGCGCCACCGAACCACCAACTAAATCCCAGGTTGTTGGCTTCTCACCATCAACAAGCCACAACCATACCAGCGCGACTGAGATGTACACACCACCGTAAGCCGCATAAACACGCCCTGTTGCTGTAGGGTGCAGAGTCAGCAACCAAGCAAATGCTGCAAGGCTTATTGCTGCCGGGATCAGTAACCAGACACTCTTGTCTTCCCTTAGCCAAAGGTAAGGTAAATAACACCCTACTATTTCCGCTATCGCCGTAAGTACAAATAGACCTACCGTTTTAAATTCAATCACAACTTACCTTTACCCACTAAAACCAACCCAGTTCATTCACTCAATTAACCACTTCTCTCCGCTAATTGCTTTTACCCAAGGCAGCCTTCAAACCTTGTGCGTCTTTACAACCAATATAAATGTGTTTTCCACCGCTTAAGCTTAGCTTTATTGCTGAGCCTGTCGATGCGTTATACAACCAACCATCGCTCAACATTCGGATACCAATACCTTGATACCACTTAGTTTGGTAAAACGATGTGTCGACGATATCAGATACCTTTACAACCTTTCGCCAAAAACCAAAGCCGAAATACCAAGTTAGCGTGTCGCCTTTAAGCTCAATCGTCATGGAGAAAAAAAGAATCGCAATTAAAGCGTTTATCGACAGGGCAAAGAAGGCTCCGAGGCCGTCGTCAGATGTAAATACAATAAACACGCTAAGCATAATGAGGATCAGTAGCAACCCTTTGTTGAGCTCCTTGCTATAAAACATACTTCAAACTCCTTTTGCTAGAGGTGTTGGTAAGCTACGTAACCTTATCTAAAGGCCAGCCTTCTAACCATTCGAGTCACAAAATGTGCGCAGACTCCAACAGCGATGCCAATGATCATTGCCTTGATGCTACCCAGCCAAAGTATCAAACCAGAGTACCCTTGTGCTGGCCCTAAACCGTCGTTTCTGGTCACATCGGTGAACATGAACCCATTCCACCAAACATGTAACAATACCGTAGATAAATGCATACAAATGGCAATAGTTCCAAACAACGCATGCCTATCAAGAGCGCCATCTCGGCAAAATGAGAAAACGAGTAAAAAGGTAAAAATTAAAGGCGCAGACAGCACCAAAGAGACAGTGAACGCTTCTGACCCACTCTCGCTTCCATAACTATAAGTGCTAAACACCATGGCCATTGAGAGCAAAAGCGGCACAAGTGCAGTCCATGTTAATCTGTTCATTTCAGTTCCCTGTCTTAGTAATTAGCTTGAAGAAAAATTCGATAATCGACAGGGAACGTTAATTACCAAAAGTTGCACATCTGAATTGCACTTATATCTCAATAACTCGATAGAAAACTCAGTCTTCGGTGAACTTCATGTAACGCAGTTTTACGTTGGTTGCTGCATTACGCAAAACATAAAGTGTTTACTCAGAATTTAATTGGGTATTGGTTAAACAATCACAACGAAAAGTACCGCTTATTTCGAATCGACTTATTAACCTTGTCAGGAAAGTTGTCTCTGAACTCATACGTTAGGCAACTTTTGTCGGTCGCACCATTTCTTTAAAGATTTGCCCGTTTAATTCGAAGTCTTTAACGTATGTAAAGCCTGCTTTTTGAATATGAGCGGAAAAAGAACGAGCGTTATCCTGGTGTACGTAGGTGTAAACATACGGGAACTCGTCACTTTTTGCCTTACAACTAAATTGAAACAGCTTCTCAAACACACCTTGGCCGCGGCTCCCCTTACCCACACAAACTGGCCCCCAGAAGTATGAATTGGTTGTATTTAACTGAGTGCTTTCAATAGTCACAGTAGAAAGCTTAGTCGCGACTGATGTTAACCCCTCGGAACATCTCCAAAATTGCCATGAAGCACAAACCGCCATCGCAACAATGACATGGTCGATTTCAGCAACAAACACCGCCTCTTCTTGCTGGATTACTTTTTTGAGCAGCCCTTCGTCTAGGACAGTGTTCAAGAAACCATCTGATTTATCCGACTCATCCAAATTTGAAACATGACACGATTCCTGCAATGCGACTAGTTGCCTGATATCCTCAAGCTTTGCAGTTCTTATTTCCATTACTACCTCTGATTATCCTTTCTTCTAATTGAGCTATGGGGGATTGTATTGCCGTTTAGCCTGTTACCCTCGACATGATAATGATGTCTATTAATTCACCGTCAACCAACACTGCCTTGCGTTTTGTCCCCTCGACCTCAAAGCCAAATGACTTATACAGCGACAACGCAGCAGCATTGTTAGCATGAACTTCCAATTCAAGGCGTGCTAGATCCAACTCTTTGTCACAATAAGACACCAAGTGTCCTAATAAAAAACGACCTACGCCCTTTCCACGAGAAGCTTTTGCTACCGCAACTCCAAAAGAAGCAGAGTGTTTTAATCTTGGTTTTGTCGAGAGATTTAACGCTAAATGCCCTAAAAGTTCGCCATCTTTAGCAATGGCAACGAAATGGCGTTGGTTATCATTGAACATCGCATCAAACTCTTCCCGTTTGATATCTGCTGAATAGCGATTGTTGTTCACGACTTCTTTATCGGTATAAATGTCGTATAAGGCTGGTAGATCAGCTAAATCCATTTCTCTGATTTTCATGAACAAGTAAGCTCCAAACGTTTTAAAGACGAAAGTTATCCCTTCCCTGACCTCTAGATGTACCGGGAATTGGTTGTCAAACCCAAGATAGCACTCTCACTTGCGGCCATCTAGCTTTGTAACTAGCTATCATTTTGCTGTAGTTCTCTTTAGTCATTGCTCGCTTATTTGGCTTGATCAACATGTTAAATGCGTCCTCTAATCCGTAAGGTGCAAATATTCTGATGTGATCTGACCCTTCTATGGTGAAGCCAATAGCAAAAGCAGATAACCAAGATTCAATACCTTGCTCAACACACTCATATGGCTGAATGGAACATCCGAACTTCGTCGAATAGCGTTCATGGATAGTTGCCTGATTTTTTACATCAATATCTACGATATGACTTAACCGCGAGCAAATGCGACTTTTAAACCCATCTTCACTGGTGAGCTGAGAACTGTCGAAATAAACGATATCAAAGTCCTTCACCTGATCGAGAAGTGGCTTATTTTCAATACTATTCCAGACTACTTGAGTAATAGCGCCACCAGCAATATAGAAGTTTGGCAACCCTACTTCTCGACACACTTTAGCAGTCTCAACTAACTCAGGAACTTGATGGATTAAATATTCAAGTTGTTTGTTCATACTGGCCTATTAGAGCATGCTAAAGGTGAAGAAGATTGAAATGAATCACTGAAGCAGATCGTGAGTAAACAGCCTACAACGCGAGTTTGAACCCTTCATGTGTTGCTTTGAATCCGAGTTTCTCGTAGAACCTGATCGCATCAGGGCGCTGCTTGTCACTTGTTAACTGAACGATTGTACAGCCTTTGTTTTTTGCCAGTTCGATAGCGTGTCCGAACATTTGCTCACCGAAACCTTGTCCACGATAGTCACTGTGGATTCGAACACCTTCGATAAGACAACGCCAACTACCAATATGCGTTAGATACGGAATAAAGGTTAGTTGAAGCATCCCGACTAGAGCACCTTCCAGTTCAACAACCAATAATTCGTTGTTTGGGTCTCGTGCAATCGCTTCGAACGCTTCAATGTAGCCACGATTCAACGGAATAGACGCATCTTCTCTTTTACTACCAAGTGGGTCATTTGAAAGCAAAGCAACAAGGCTTTCCAAATCTTCAAATTCAGCTGAACGATACTTTAATTCCATCTATAAATCCTTTTTACTTCTCACTACTAAACCCGCATTTAAGCACGAGCAATGCGACGACAAAGCTTCACCTTACCATCGTAAAAATCGAACTCAACTATTGGATGGAAAAAGACATGCTTTGGGAATCAGGTCTTAGATTGTTTGTATATCACGCCCTAATGAGTGCACCATTGCATTTCACAGGGCTCTCCATCATTATCCCCGTCAATTTTTACATTGGGGCAATTCGCTAAGTAGAACTTTGCTTCGTCGCAAGATCTCATTTGGCTACAGTAAGTCTTACCTTCACATCTAAAGCCCATATTTTCGTATGCAGGGGCTACTGCGACCTTTCCGTAAGTAAAGTACCCTATTGAACCTAAAACTAAACACGCTAAAAGCCCCGATAATATCGATGACAAAACGCTAGTGCTTTTATTAGGCGCTACACCAACCAAAGATACGAAATGAGCATTAGCCTTACCGTTTCTCCATACGAGTTGAAACTCGACAGAATCGCCAATTTCAGGATGTCTAAAGCCTTTTTCAAACTTTGATATATGGACGAAAATATCACCTTGGTGATCGTCAGAATTGATAAAGCCAAAACCTCGGTCATCGACCCAACGTACAATTGTTCCTCTCATATTTAACCTTTCCCTTGAAGCAAAAATGCCACGCATTGCGAATCACTCTTAAACAATTTGTTATGTGATTTTTCAACTTAGTTCACTATACAACTTTCTTATAACTGGATAAGTTGATAGCTTGTATTCCGTAATGCTACGACTTAACTCTTCAATGTCACTATCTGAGCGAAATAGTAACGGATAAATTTGTTCAGCATCTTTACAAATACAAGAGGTTAAGCTGACCAGCTCATCATTACCTAATAAATTTGCTATAGAACGAGATCGGTATGCTGAACTACACAGCTCTGACAAGTGCTGTTTTGATTTAATAATATCTCGCTCTGAATTTTTTGCTACGATGCACTCATTCATTGAGGTTTCAATGCTTTCCAACAACTCTGTTAATTGAAACACTAATTTCTTTTTATCTTCTAAAGTTGCTTTAAAAACCTCTTGTTGGTGGCTGACTTTTGAACTCTTCAGCGCAACAAACCCTGTTATTGCTGCCCCCAATCCGATTTTTACAGCAGTATCCAATACATCTATTATTGTAGTCATAGCAATTTGGCTCTCCTTTCAGCTAACGCACTGTTAAGGGGGAGCAACGCAATACCGATGCCTCTGCAACCACCTTAATCACTAAAAGCAACGCACAGTAAAAATGCCACGCGTTGCGAATCCGTGTTGAACAGTTTGTTATGTGATTGGGTTCAACAGTGGCAATACGCCAAAAGTTTCACCCGCCCTAGCTTGATTTTCAATGTTATAGGCTTCTTCACTAGACTCTACTAAAAGGTATTGATACTCAAGATGTTCATGGATGTATGACTTAGTAAGACCATCCAACTTAAGCTCACCAGACGCAAACCTTGGTAAGTCTTCTTGTTTCAGGCTAGGAATAACCAAACGATTAGCAACATAAACACAGAACTGATCACCGCTTAATCGTCCGGATGCATGACTTTGAATACGAGTTATCAAACCAAATTTAGCTTTATGGCGATTATTTTCAATCTGACGACCAGACATACCACAGTAGACTAATTCTTGACCGCGCCAAATGGCATAAACCCCAGCTGCGACTTGAGGAATACCAGAGTTAGACCATTCAGAAAACGTGTATCGTTTTGAGAACATTGATTGTTTCCTCTTAAATCACATAACAACTATTAGATAGAATCATTCTATCTAGTTTTATATGCATGGCACTCTAGCACAATTAGTTTCATTATTTCAGTGACTTAAAACATAGATAAGCGCGTAAAATAACAAAATACAGAATATTTCCATATAGTATGAATCCAGTAAAAACCCTTTCGTAGTGTATGTACTCACAGATCTTCTGACCATGTTGAAAGCACAAAAAAGCCTGCCATCTATGCGAACATAAATGGCAGGCTTTATACGTTAGTTAAGCTTTTGACTGGCTAGCTTACGCCGCTTCAAATGCGAGGGCTTTCTTTTCTACTTGGCGGAAGATAAGTGTTAAAATGCCGTTTACTGCTAGGTAGAATGCACCAGCGATACCGAACACAGTCAGTGTATCGTACGTTTGGCCGTTAATACGCTGAGCGTAGCCCATCAAATCCATGATAGTAATAGTGCTTGCTAGTGATGTGCCTTTGAAGACTAGAATCACTTCGTTTGAGTAAGCTGGAACGGCACGGCGTAATGCGTATGGCAGAAGCACTTTAAGCGTCGCGATTTTGTCCATACCTAGTGCACGACATGCTTCCCACTGCCCTGCAGGAATCGCGTTGAATGCGCCTCTGAACAGTAGCGTGCTGTATGCGGCAGTGTTCAAAGCCAGTGCCAACATTGCGCAGAACCAAGGTTGGCTAAGCCATGTCCACATGAAACTTTCACGAATCCAATCGAACTGACCAGGGCCGTAATACACCAAGAAGATCTGAACCAGTAATGGTGTACCGGTGAACAAGGTGATGATGCCGCGTGTTACCCAGTGAATCGCAGGGAGTCTTAGGATCAGTGTTACCGTCATCAGCAGCGACAAGATACATCCAACAAGCAGCGACGCGCCTGTTAGTTGCAGGCTAGTTACTAAACCTTCAAGCATTTG encodes:
- a CDS encoding YnfA family protein, encoding MIEFKTVGLFVLTAIAEIVGCYLPYLWLREDKSVWLLIPAAISLAAFAWLLTLHPTATGRVYAAYGGVYISVALVWLWLVDGEKPTTWDLVGGSVALLGMAIIMFAPRNV
- a CDS encoding GNAT family acetyltransferase; the protein is MEIRTAKLEDIRQLVALQESCHVSNLDESDKSDGFLNTVLDEGLLKKVIQQEEAVFVAEIDHVIVAMAVCASWQFWRCSEGLTSVATKLSTVTIESTQLNTTNSYFWGPVCVGKGSRGQGVFEKLFQFSCKAKSDEFPYVYTYVHQDNARSFSAHIQKAGFTYVKDFELNGQIFKEMVRPTKVA
- a CDS encoding GNAT family N-acetyltransferase, with the translated sequence MKIREMDLADLPALYDIYTDKEVVNNNRYSADIKREEFDAMFNDNQRHFVAIAKDGELLGHLALNLSTKPRLKHSASFGVAVAKASRGKGVGRFLLGHLVSYCDKELDLARLELEVHANNAAALSLYKSFGFEVEGTKRKAVLVDGELIDIIIMSRVTG
- a CDS encoding nucleotidyltransferase family protein, translating into MNKQLEYLIHQVPELVETAKVCREVGLPNFYIAGGAITQVVWNSIENKPLLDQVKDFDIVYFDSSQLTSEDGFKSRICSRLSHIVDIDVKNQATIHERYSTKFGCSIQPYECVEQGIESWLSAFAIGFTIEGSDHIRIFAPYGLEDAFNMLIKPNKRAMTKENYSKMIASYKARWPQVRVLSWV
- a CDS encoding GNAT family N-acetyltransferase, with the protein product MELKYRSAEFEDLESLVALLSNDPLGSKREDASIPLNRGYIEAFEAIARDPNNELLVVELEGALVGMLQLTFIPYLTHIGSWRCLIEGVRIHSDYRGQGFGEQMFGHAIELAKNKGCTIVQLTSDKQRPDAIRFYEKLGFKATHEGFKLAL
- a CDS encoding cold shock domain-containing protein, producing the protein MRGTIVRWVDDRGFGFINSDDHQGDIFVHISKFEKGFRHPEIGDSVEFQLVWRNGKANAHFVSLVGVAPNKSTSVLSSILSGLLACLVLGSIGYFTYGKVAVAPAYENMGFRCEGKTYCSQMRSCDEAKFYLANCPNVKIDGDNDGEPCEMQWCTH
- the artM gene encoding arginine ABC transporter permease ArtM, producing MNQQYLSQMLEGLVTSLQLTGASLLVGCILSLLMTVTLILRLPAIHWVTRGIITLFTGTPLLVQIFLVYYGPGQFDWIRESFMWTWLSQPWFCAMLALALNTAAYSTLLFRGAFNAIPAGQWEACRALGMDKIATLKVLLPYALRRAVPAYSNEVILVFKGTSLASTITIMDLMGYAQRINGQTYDTLTVFGIAGAFYLAVNGILTLIFRQVEKKALAFEAA